One window of the Rhipicephalus microplus isolate Deutch F79 chromosome 2, USDA_Rmic, whole genome shotgun sequence genome contains the following:
- the scf gene encoding calumenin B scf, producing MASLLIRYSLGLCLLHLSLTIAIPKEEHRKIHTPKPLSDEQHYKDEDGESEHNPDYDHEAFLGEEAAKTFDQLSPEESKERLLKIVEKIDKDTDGYVTQQELEDWIRHTQKRYIRDDVEKQWKVYNPQESSRVSWDEYRNITYGAEGSDGDDSDSDSDGSAMSFQDMVRRDKRRWDRADKNGDGHLDKEEFGNFLHPEESEDMKGVVVEETMEDIDKDKDGKISLEEYIGDMYEGAAEGEVEPDWVQNEKEQFKNFRDKDKDGFMGPDEVRDWVMPVDYDHSVSEARHLIHEADKDHDGKLTRDEIIDKYDVFVGSQATDYGEALTRHDEF from the exons ATGGCGTCCCTGCTGATACGATACTCACTAGGTCTGTGCCTTCTTCACCTCTCGCTCACCATCGCCATCCCCAAAGAGGAACACCGAAAGATCCACACACCTAAG CCATTGAGTGATGAACAGCACTACAAGGACGAGGATGGCGAGTCTGAGCACAACCCTGACTATGACCACGAGGCCTTTCTCGGAGAGGAGGCGGCCAAGACATTTGACCAGCTGTCGCCAGAGGAGAGCAAGGAACGGCTACTCAAGATCGTCGAGAAGATCGACAAGGACACC GATGGCTACGTGACGCAGCAGGAGCTTGAGGACTGGATCAGGCACACACAGAAGCGCTACATCCGCGATGACGTCGAAAAGCAGTGGAAGGTGTACAACCCCCAGGAAAGCAGTCGTGTCAGCTGGGACGAGTACCGAAACATTACGTACGGAGCCGAAG GCAGTGATGGCGATGACTCTGATTCAGACTCGGACGGGAGTGCCATGAGCTTCCAGGACATGGTACGGCGTGACAAGCGACGCTGGGACCGTGCCGACAAGAATGGCGATGGCCACCTCGACAAGGAGGAGTTTGGAAACTTCCTTCATCCCGAGGAGAGCGAGGACATGAAGGGCGTTGTCGTCGAGGAGACCATGGAGGACATCGACAAGGACAAGGATGGCAAGATTTCGCTCGAGGAGTACATTG GTGACATGTACGAGGGTGCAGCCGAGGGTGAGGTGGAGCCGGACTGGGTGCAGAACGAGAAGGAGCAGTTCAAGAACTTCCGCGACAAGGACAAGGACGGGTTCATGGGACCCGACGAGGTGCGCGACTGGGTCATGCCTGTCGACTATGATCACAGCGTGTCCGAGGCACGCCACTTGATCCACGAGGCCGACAAGGACCAC GACGGCAAGCTCACCAGGGATGAAATCATCGACAAGTACGACGTCTTCGTGGGAAGCCAGGCGACAGACTACGGCGAGGCGCTGACTCGGCACGATGAGTTCTGA